In a single window of the Geotrypetes seraphini chromosome 11, aGeoSer1.1, whole genome shotgun sequence genome:
- the ZNF575 gene encoding zinc finger protein 575, with the protein MHEMMSKQQPKHTPELMNSPMGDLSHKENGESCQTKESDDGQHRILSVSGCHRSWRAPTRRRRTDPAKERLYKCTDCEKRFLYPSKLATHRWTHSTERPYKCSECPKSFSYPSKLAAHCQTHTGERPYTCSQCQKGFSHRSKLAAHHWIHTKERPYKCSECPKSFCYPSKLAAHRQTHTGERPYTCSQCEKSFCYPSKLAAHKQIHTVVAAGGAPFPCTECGKSFRQLRNLQLHQCNHKRENLGEREKEFESQEG; encoded by the exons ATGCATGAGATGATGAGTAAACAGCAACCCAAGCACACACCCGAGTTGATGAACAGCCCCATGG GAGACCTATCACACAAGGAAAATGGCGAGTCATGCCAGACAAAGGAAAGTGATGATGGGCAGCACCGGATTCTATCTGTCTCTGGTTGCCACAGAAGCTGGAGGGCCCCCACAAGGCGCCGAAGAACAGATCCTGCCAAAGAACGGCTCTACAAGTGCACCGACTGTGAAAAGAGGTTCCTTTACCCCTCCAAGTTGGCCACCCATCGCTGGACACACTCAACAGAGCGGCCTTACAAATGCAGTGAGTGTCCCAAGAGCTTCAGTTACCCTTCAAAGCTGGCTGCACACTGCCAGACCCACACGGGCGAGAGGCCATACACATGCAGCCAGTGTCAAAAGGGTTTCAGTCACCGTTCCAAGTTAGCTGCTCATCACTGGATCCATACCAAAGAGCGGCCCTACAAATGCAGTGAGTGTCCCAAAAGCTTCTGTTACCCCTCCAAGCTGGCTGCCCACCGCCAGACCCACACCGGTGAAAGGCCCTATACATGCAGCCAGTGTGAGAAAAGTTTCTGTTATCCTTCCAAATTGGCTGCCCACAAACAGATCCACACggtggtggcggcaggaggagcACCCTTCCCCTGCACTGAGTGTGGGAAGAGTTTCCGTCAACTGAGAAATCTGCAGCTGCATCAGTGTAACCATAAAAGAGAGAACCTtggggaaagggagaaagaaTTTGAAAGCCAGGAGGGCTAG